The following are from one region of the Coffea eugenioides isolate CCC68of chromosome 2, Ceug_1.0, whole genome shotgun sequence genome:
- the LOC113756690 gene encoding LOW QUALITY PROTEIN: serine carboxypeptidase-like 31 (The sequence of the model RefSeq protein was modified relative to this genomic sequence to represent the inferred CDS: deleted 1 base in 1 codon) yields the protein MGFLLGLEIYLEVSCGGNFLLLPSRAGDFSAFVGCGAGGLLSTYNFVLDYGFGVWTMRCRMVVGRYLMPKLWVGLIGPLNFPVTFVSPVSTKENPELEKEQTKIQFNLLDWSASENSVNNESHVCSVREDEKCNFEKDFCAAELMPKEITWYALSASLDANSLVLMLQDMYASCIKTCWHWSIDKKPNLRETEDLVANLPGQPMVNFRHYAGYVTVNEQNGRALFYWFYEASALPDEKPLVLWLNGGPGCSSVGYGATQEIGPFLVDTDGHALKFNPYSWNTEANLLFLESPVGVGFSYSNTSTDYDNIGDDFTAQDAYIFLHKWFLKFPSYRKRTFYIAGESYAGKYVPELAELIHDENKNSSLFIDLGGILLGNPETCDAEDWKGLVDYAWSHAVISDETHKIIKESCDFYSNDTWSNEACSQAVDEVLKQYKEIDIYSLYTSICIGNSTNSEDKSMQVMFRSTSKLMPRIIGGYDPCLDDYARYYYNRAEVQKALHVSDGQRLRGWSICNMTIFNSWSDSKESMLPIYKKLIASGLRIWVYSGDTDGRVPVSSTAKFQVFALHERGGPVHQKQVGGWLQEYEGVTFATFRGAGHAVPIFKPSESLAFFSAFLSGEYPPLQR from the exons atgGGGTTTCTTCTGGGATTAGAGATTTATTTAGAGGTGAGTTGCGGCggaaatttcttacttttgCCGAGCAGGGCTGGGGATTTTTCCGCCTTTGTCGGTTGTGGGGCTGGGGGCCTTCTCAGCACTTACAATTTTGTATTGGACTATGGCTTTGGAGTTTGGACCATGAGGTGTAGGATGGTAGTTGGTAGATATCTTATGCCAAAGCTGTGGGTTGGTCTTATTGGCCCTCTGAATTTCCCAGTTACATTCGTCTCTCCAGTCTCCACAAAGGAAAATCCAGAACTTGAAAAAGAACAAACAAAG ATACAATTTAATTTATTGGATTGGAGTGCTTCCGAGAACAGTGTGAACAATGAATCACATGTCTGTTCAGTCAGGgaagatgaaaaatgcaattttgagAAAGATTTCTGTGCTGCTGAATTGATGCCAAAAGAAATTACTTGGTACG CCTTGTCAGCATCTTTAGATGCAAATTCACTTGTACTTATGTTGCAGGATATGTATGCATCCTGTATCAAGACATGCTG GCATTGGTCCATTGATAAAAAACCTAACTTACGGGAAACAGAAGATCTAGTTGCTAATTTGCCGGGTCAACCTATGGTGAACTTTCGGCACTATGCCGGATATGTCACCGTGAATGAACAAAACGGAAGAGCACTTTTCTACTGGTTTTATGAAGCCTCTGCTCTCCCTGATGAGAAACCTTTAGTCCTCTGGCTTAATGGAG GTCCTGGATGTTCTTCTGTTGGATATGGAGCAACACAAGAGATTGGACCTTTCCTTGTGGACACAGATGGACATGCCTTAAAATTTAATCCTTATTCATGGAACACAG AAGCAAACTTGTTGTTCCTGGAATCTCCTGTTGGTGTTGGCTTTTCATACTCAAATACAAGTACCGATTATGATAACATAGGAGATGACTTTACAG CACAAGATGCTTATATTTTCCTGCACAAGTGGTTCCTCAAGTTCCCATCATATAGAAAGCGAACCTTCTATATAGCTGGGGAGAGTTATGCAG GCAAATACGTACCTGAGCTGGCCGAACTTATCCATGACGAGAATAAAAATTCTTCACTTTTCATTGATCTTGGTGGCATACTG CTAGGTAATCCTGAAACATGTGATGCTGAAGACTGGAAAGGTCTTGTGGATTATGCTTGGAGCCATGCTGTGATTTCAGATGAAACCCACAAAATTATCAAGGAATCTTGTGATTTTTATAGCAATGACACATGGAGCAATGAAGCTTGTAGTCAGGCCGTGGATGAAGTTCTTAAACAGTACAAGGAGATAGATATCTATAGTCTATATACATCAATCTGTATTGGCAATTCAACAAATTCCGAAGACAAATCAATGCAAGTCATGTTCAGGAGCACTTCTAAATTG ATGCCAAGGATCATCGGCGGCTATGATCCATGCCTTGACGACTATGCAAGATACTATTACAACAGAGCTGAGGTGCAGAAAGCCCTCCATGTTAGTGACGGTCAGCGCCTGAGAGGCTGGAGCATTTGCAA CATGACTATCTTTAATAGCTGGTCA GATTCAAAGGAATCTATGCTCCCTATATACAAGAAACTCATTGCTTCAGGACTTAGAATTTGGGTGTATAG TGGAGACACTGATGGAAGAGTTCCCGTCTCAAGTACAGCTAAGTTCCAGGTCTTCGCATTACACGAGCGTGGAGGCCCTGTACATCAGAAACAG GTTGGTGGCTGGCTTCAGGAGTACGAGGGGGTTACTTTTGCTACATTTAGAGGAGCCGGTCATGCTGTGCCCATTTTCAAACCAAGCGAATCACTTGCATTCTTCTCAGCATTTCTATCTGGGGAGTATCCACCTCTCCAACGTTAG
- the LOC113761113 gene encoding caffeoylshikimate esterase gives MGEDHHEALKTEPYYWGTTPEDEYFDLHGIKSTKSFYTSPRGVTLFTKSWLPPNNHPRGVIFMVHGYGNDISWTFQATTIFLAQNGYACFAVDLEGHGKSQGLKAYVPNVDLVVDDCLSLFNFILSQNPTFQNLPKFLYGESMGGAICLLIHFKIPTLFNGAILIAPMCKISEKVRPRWPIPEILTIVARFAPTLPIVPTADLIEKSVKVPEKKITAVSNPSRYNGKPRLGTVLELLRVTAYINGRLSDVNLPFLVLHGSADVVTDPQVSMELYELANSKDKTIKIYDGMLHSLLYGEPDENIEIVRGDILKWLNNRS, from the coding sequence ATGGGAGAAGATCACCACGAAGCCCTCAAAACAGAACCCTATTACTGGGGAACCACTCCGGAGGACGAGTACTTCGACCTCCATGGCATCAAATCAACCAAATCTTTTTACACTTCGCCCAGAGGCGTCACCCTCTTCACCAAATCATGGCTACCTCCTAACAACCATCCACGTGGCGTCATCTTTATGGTCCATGGCTATGGTAATGATATCAGCTGGACTTTTCAGGCAACCACAATCTTCCTTGCCCAAAATGGTTATGCCTGTTTCGCCGTAGACCTTGAAGGCCATGGCAAATCTCAGGGCCTCAAGGCCTATGTCCCAAATGTTGACCTTGTTGTCGATGATTGCCTCTCACTCTTCAACTTCATATTGTCCCAAAATCCCACCTTTCAAAACCTCCCCAAATTCTTGTATGGTGAGTCAATGGGCGGAGCAATTTGTTTGTTGATTCATTTCAAGATCCCAACTTTGTTCAACGGTGCAATCTTGATTGCACCCATGTGCAAGATTTCTGAAAAAGTTAGGCCTAGATGGCCTATTCCTGAAATCTTGACAATTGTGGCAAGATTTGCACCAACTTTACCTATTGTGCCGACAGCTGATTTAATAGAGAAGTCTGTCAAAGTCCCAGAAAAGAAAATTACTGCAGTATCAAATCCATCAAGATACAATGGGAAACCAAGATTAGGGACTGTTCTTGAGCTTTTGAGGGTTACAGCTTACATTAATGGTAGATTATCTGATGttaatcttccatttcttgtgTTGCATGGCAGTGCTGATGTTGTTACTGATCCACAAGTGAGTATGGAATTGTATGAATTGGCTAACAGCAAGGACAAGACTATCAAGATCTATGACGGGATGCTGCATTCCTTGTTGTATGGGGAACCTGATGAGAATATTGAAATTGTAAGAGGAGATATCTTAAAATGGTTGAACAATAGATCATAG
- the LOC113763366 gene encoding metal-nicotianamine transporter YSL1-like, with protein sequence MYFGRIYSFDITQRFFWKLKMMNNTLVEAMDVEKKTIHHQKEEMIEREDLEELQKAAEVQRRLQPWKKQITVRGVIVSVFIGSIYSIITMKLALTAGINPHLNVSAALLAFIIVRTWTKLVRKVGLVSVPFTPQENTMIQTCAVACYSIALGGGFSSYMLALSKKTYEQTGVTTEGNPPGSYKEPGVGWMTGYLFAVCFIGLFVLIPLRKILIIDYKLTFPSGTATAILINGFHSMDDKMAKKQVRGFTKMFSLSFLWGFFQWFYSGQGLGECGFSKFPTFGLQAQRQTFYFDFSFTYVGTGMICPHVVNLSMLLGSVLSWGIMWPLIKKQKGHWFPEEIPEVSMRSLNGYKVFIPIALLLGDGLYNFIKITCITVSSMYVKFKGRKISSEESNNNDAIDNRTRDEVFIRENIPMWIAACGYISLAVVSAITIPLIFPALKWYYVVVAYICAPALAFCNAYGAGLTDLNMGYNYGKVGLFLIAALVGKEHGVVAGLAGAGLMKSVISVSCVLMQDFKTGHLTSTSPRAMFLSQAIGTATGCVVAPLIFFLFYKAFDVGNPNGEFKAPYGIIYRNMAILGVEGFSALPRYCLDLCYGFFALAVGINIVKDLSPARIGKWMPVPMAVALPFLVGAYVAIDMCIGSLVVFVWHKLNSKKAELMVPAVASGLICGEGLWVLPASILALAKVKPPICMKFLAS encoded by the exons ATGTATTTTGGCAGGATTTACTCCTTTGACATTACACAGAGGTTTTTCTGGAAACTAAAGATGATGAACAATACTCTTGTAGAAGCTATGGATGTTGAAAAAAAGACAATTCATCACCAGAAGGAAGAAATGATTGAGAGAGAGGACTTGGAAGAGCTGCAGAAAGCGGCTGAGGTTCAGAGGAGGCTTCAACCATGGAAGAAGCAGATCACTGTCCGAGGTGTCATTGTCAGTGTATTCATAGGGAGCATCTACAGCATCATAACTATGAAGCTAGCCCTCACGGCAGGGATCAATCCACACCTCAATGTCTCTGCTGCTCTTCTTGCATTCATCATTGTTCGTACATGGACAAAGCTGGTTCGAAAGGTTGGACTAGTTTCAGTTCCGTTCACCCCGCAGGAGAACACTATGATACAAACTTGTGCAGTTGCGTGTTACAGCATTGCACTGGGAG GCGGATTTAGTTCTTATATGTTAGCTCTAAGTAAGAAGACGTATGAACAGACAGGAGTAACCACTGAGGGAAATCCTCCAGGCAGCTACAAGGAACCTGGGGTTGGTTGGATGACCGGCTACCTATTTGCAGTTTGTTTCATTGGTCTTTTCGTGTTGATTCCACTCCGAAAG ATCTTGATAATAGACTACAAATTGACCTTTCCAAGTGGCACGGCAACTGCTATTCTGATCAATGGATTTCATTCCATGGATGACAAAATGGCTAA AAAGCAAGTACGAGGTTTCACGAAGATGTTCTCTTTGAGTTTCTTATGGGGATTTTTTCAGTGGTTTTATTCTGGACAAGGACTAGGAGAATGCGGATTCTCAAAGTTTCCTACATTTGGATTGCAAGCTCAGAGGCAAAC attctactttgattttagctttactTATGTGGGAACTGGAATGATCTGTCCCCACGTTGTGAACCTGTCTATGCTTCTTGGCTCAGTGCTCTCATGGGGCATAATGTGGCCACTCATCAAAAAGCAAAAGGGACATTGGTTCCCAGAAGAAATACCAGAAGTCAGTATGAGAAGTCTTAATGGTTATAAg GTGTTCATTCCCATTGCTCTCCTTTTAGGTGATGGGCTATACAATTTCATCAAGATAACTTGTATCACGGTTTCTAGCATGTATGTCAAGTTCAAAGGGAGAAAAATCAGCTCAG AGGAAAGTAACAATAACGATGCCATTGATAATCGGACACGAGATGAGGTCTTCATCAGAGAAAACATTCCAATGTGGATAGCAGCATGTGGGTATATATCCCTGGCAGTCGTTTCAGCAATCACTATTCCCTTAATCTTTCCTGCGCTCAAGTGGTACTATGTTGTCGTAGCATATATATGTGCTCCAGCTTTAGCTTTCTGCAATGCTTATGGAGCTGGTTTGACGGATTTGAACATGGGCTACAATTATGGTAAAGTAGGGCTTTTTCTCATTGCTGCATTGGTTGGAAAAGAACACGGTGTTGTGGCAGGATTAGCTGGGGCAGGTCTCATGAAGTCAGTCATTTCTGTTTCTTGTGTTCTGATGCAAGATTTTAAAACAGGACATCTAACCTCTACGTCCCCTAGAGCAATGTTTCTGAGCCAGGCCATTGGTACAGCTACAGGTTGCGTGGTTGCACCGCTCATCTTCTTCCTGTTCTACAAGGCATTCGACGTTGGAAACCCCAACGGCGAGTTTAAGGCCCCCTATGGTATCATTTACAGAAACATGGCCATTCTTGGAGTTGAAGGTTTTTCAGCATTACCACGATATTGCCTGGATCTCTGTTATGGCTTCTTTGCCTTGGCGGTTGGCATCAATATAGTGAAAGATCTTTCTCCGGCGAGGATCGGAAAATGGATGCCAGTGCCAATGGCTGTGGCACTGCCCTTCTTAGTTGGGGCATACGTCGCAATTGACATGTGCATTGGAAGTTTGGTTGTGTTCGTGTGGCACAAGCTTAACTCCAAGAAAGCAGAGCTGATGGTTCCAGCAGTTGCTTCTGGACTGATATGTGGTGAAGGCCTTTGGGTACTGCCGGCATCAATTCTTGCTTTGGCCAAAGTCAAACCACCAATTTGCATGAAATTCTTGGCTTCTTAG